A region from the Marinobacter sp. SS13-12 genome encodes:
- a CDS encoding helix-hairpin-helix domain-containing protein, whose protein sequence is MAKKANKQNVDKVVKKVNKEFDKTSSRIEKLIDDALKQFDGLQNQIQEPVRKLLKELDELRDREMKRFSDEYERRLGEFHELQNNVLDRLGMASKDAKGEAKKAANKTAKKSPSSTAKAAPKKAAKKTATAKKAAKPKAATTAESPASAAKAAPKKAATTARKPAATKPKDKSDLTQVKGIGPATARKMKEAGITSVDQIANPSEADQEKLQAFSNVKGFSTFSDEAKKVI, encoded by the coding sequence ATGGCCAAGAAAGCCAACAAGCAAAATGTTGATAAAGTTGTGAAGAAAGTTAACAAAGAGTTTGACAAGACGTCATCAAGAATCGAAAAGCTGATAGACGATGCCCTCAAGCAGTTCGACGGTCTTCAGAACCAGATTCAGGAGCCCGTGCGCAAACTGCTGAAAGAACTGGATGAACTTCGTGACCGTGAGATGAAGCGTTTCAGCGACGAGTATGAGCGCCGCCTGGGAGAGTTCCACGAGTTGCAGAACAACGTTCTGGACCGACTTGGCATGGCCAGCAAAGACGCCAAAGGGGAAGCGAAGAAAGCCGCGAATAAAACGGCCAAGAAGTCACCCTCCTCTACTGCAAAAGCGGCGCCCAAAAAAGCGGCGAAAAAGACAGCAACGGCTAAAAAAGCCGCCAAGCCCAAGGCAGCCACTACCGCTGAAAGTCCGGCTTCTGCTGCAAAAGCTGCTCCCAAAAAGGCCGCTACCACGGCAAGAAAACCGGCTGCAACAAAGCCAAAAGACAAGAGCGATCTGACACAGGTCAAAGGCATTGGCCCAGCCACCGCCCGGAAAATGAAAGAAGCGGGCATCACCTCGGTTGACCAGATTGCCAACCCATCCGAAGCCGATCAGGAAAAACTGCAGGCATTTTCCAACGTGAAGGGCTTCAGCACCTTCAGTGATGAGGCCAAGAAAGTCATTTGA
- a CDS encoding bifunctional GNAT family N-acetyltransferase/carbon-nitrogen hydrolase family protein, translated as MAHEELHLNLRNLTIDDYPQLQKLMDRVYDDIGGAWPEDTIKALVEQFPDGQICIEESGELIAIALTVCVKYERFSNPHTYDDLILRNEKLWHNDKGDSLYGLDVFIHPDYRGYRLGRRLYEARKELCRSMNLRAILAGGRIPGYHKYSDRDSPEEYIQRVDRKDIYDPILSFQLSNDFQVTRLMHKYLPEDEKSLGYATLLEWRNILYTPPSPVLNVKKTQVRLGAVQWQMREFTSVDEVLEQVEYFVDALSDYKSDFALFPEFFNAPLMGLTDQMDQTRAIRFLAGFTEQFRNQMSEMAVSYNINIITGSMPLLENDRVYNVSYLCHRDGRVDEQRKIHITPHERRDWVIEGGEKFQVFETDAGRVAIMICYDIEFPELGRLAASDEVDIILVPFWTDTKNGYLRVRHCAQARAIENECYVVITGSVGNLPKVENLDVQYAQSSVFSPSDFAFPHDAVMAETTPNTEMIMFSDMDLEKLKLVRNEGSVTNLKDRRTDIYALNTIQKDQNNPDS; from the coding sequence ATTGATGACTACCCCCAGCTCCAGAAGCTGATGGACAGGGTTTACGATGATATCGGCGGTGCCTGGCCAGAAGACACGATCAAGGCGCTGGTTGAGCAGTTCCCGGACGGCCAGATATGCATAGAGGAATCCGGCGAACTGATCGCCATAGCGTTGACGGTCTGCGTCAAGTATGAGCGTTTCAGTAATCCCCACACCTACGACGACCTGATTCTGCGTAACGAAAAGCTCTGGCATAACGACAAGGGCGATTCCCTGTACGGGCTGGACGTGTTTATTCACCCTGATTATCGCGGTTATCGCCTTGGGCGCAGGCTTTACGAAGCCCGCAAGGAGCTCTGCCGCTCGATGAACCTGCGCGCCATCCTGGCGGGCGGTCGGATACCGGGGTACCACAAGTATTCCGACCGGGACTCGCCCGAGGAATACATCCAGCGGGTGGATCGTAAGGACATCTACGACCCGATTCTGAGCTTCCAGCTGTCCAATGACTTCCAGGTTACCCGGTTGATGCACAAATACCTGCCGGAAGACGAGAAGTCACTGGGTTACGCGACCCTGCTGGAGTGGCGGAACATTCTCTACACCCCACCCTCGCCGGTTCTGAATGTCAAGAAAACCCAGGTACGGCTGGGTGCCGTGCAGTGGCAGATGCGTGAATTCACGTCCGTGGATGAGGTTCTCGAGCAAGTCGAGTATTTCGTCGATGCGCTGTCGGATTACAAAAGCGATTTTGCGCTGTTTCCGGAGTTCTTCAACGCTCCATTGATGGGCCTGACGGACCAGATGGACCAGACCCGTGCCATCCGTTTCCTGGCCGGTTTTACCGAGCAGTTCCGCAACCAGATGTCGGAAATGGCGGTCAGCTACAACATCAATATCATCACCGGTTCCATGCCACTGCTGGAAAACGACCGGGTGTACAACGTGTCCTACCTTTGCCACCGGGATGGTCGTGTGGATGAGCAGCGAAAAATCCACATCACACCCCATGAGCGGCGTGACTGGGTTATCGAAGGTGGTGAGAAGTTCCAGGTGTTCGAGACAGATGCCGGCCGCGTTGCCATCATGATCTGCTACGACATTGAGTTTCCGGAACTCGGGCGTCTGGCCGCCAGTGATGAAGTGGACATCATCCTTGTGCCCTTCTGGACGGACACCAAGAACGGCTATCTGCGGGTTCGCCACTGCGCCCAGGCCAGGGCCATTGAAAACGAGTGTTACGTGGTAATCACCGGCAGTGTGGGTAACCTGCCCAAGGTGGAAAATCTCGACGTTCAATATGCCCAATCCTCTGTGTTCTCGCCATCGGACTTTGCCTTTCCCCACGATGCAGTCATGGCAGAAACCACACCGAACACCGAGATGATCATGTTTTCGGACATGGATCTGGAGAAACTCAAGCTGGTGCGGAACGAAGGATCCGTCACCAACCTGAAGGACCGCCGCACCGATATATACGCGCTCAATACGATACAAAAGGACCAAAATAATCCAGACAGTTGA